The Silene latifolia isolate original U9 population chromosome X, ASM4854445v1, whole genome shotgun sequence genome contains the following window.
GAACCAATGCATCTGATCATCTTCTTGTAGCCATTTATGATatggggaatggacatagtgGGGAAGCTACCCAGGGCTCTAGGGAACAGAGTATATATGCTTGTCATAACCAACTATTTCTCAAAGTGGATTGAAGCTGAAACAATGACAGAAGTAAAGGACTCTCAGGTTATCTCTTTTATAAAACATAACATCATCAGCAAGTTTAGAATACTATCTGAAATCAAATGCGACAATGGATCCCAGTTTATATCTCATAACACTGAAGGGTTTTGTTCACGTTGGAATATAACGCTGAGGAAGTTTGCTCCTCGTTACCCACAGACAAACGGCCAAGCagaatccagcaataaaatcatgGTGGAGAACCTCAGGAACCGGCTGAAGGAGCTAGGGGGTAAGTGGGCAGACGAGTTACCACTAGTACTCTGGTCAGACAGGACGACACCAAAGGTAGCAACGGGGCAGACGCCATTCAGCCTGGTATTTGGGGCAAAAGCAGTAATTCCTTCGGAACTTCCGGTACCAACACACAGATATGGCTGCCAAATAGCAGAGCAGAATCAAATCGAAATGACCAGGAGCGTGGACAAAGTTGACGAGCTAAGAGAAAGGGCTTACATACGCATGACATCATACAAGCAATCTGTAGCCAGAACGTATAACAAGAATGTCAATGTGAGGACCCTTGCGGTAGGGGACCTGGTACTTAGAAGGGTATTTGAAAATACCAAAAATCACAAGGCATGCAAGTTTGCtttacaaatgggaaggaccatatcaGGTCGAAAGCATTGTCAGGAATAGGGcatacaggttgatgaccatgcaAGGTCAGATCTTGCACAAACCCTGGAACATTTGCCATATGAAACAGTACTTTGTCTGACAATGTGCTAAAACCTTAGTGTACTGAGGACCTTTCAAAAGTccatgaagcaaaaaaaaaaatatttcaaaaaacaaaaaaaaagggggTGGGGATAATATATTCTTTAGGTTATGGTTAGTTTTTGAcgtttagttgtttttattttcattagtttttTGAGCAAATTGAGTCGTTTTTAAAACCAAGTAGTCCAGGCTGTTGTTTCCTGGATCCAGCTGTTGCCTTGGAACACCATGAGATAACACCAGGTAATTTGTACTGCTTGAGAATTTTGTGCTTCAAGAAGAAAGGCTTTGAGTACTAACATTGGTTAATTGCCAGGCACATTATACTTTGAGGGTCCAACCCCTGTGATTTGGGCTACGAGACGTTGCTAAGTCAACCACATGGAGGGTGTACGGTCTGGAGGTAGCAGGGCACGGCGATACAAAGACCACCTGCACCTCACCGTTAATCCCAGATAAAACCGTAGCTACGATGTGGGTACTAAAATCCCGGGGCCATATACATAGGTGCATGCATGAAAATACAAACACTGGAACCACAAGGAATGCAACATTCCTTGTTAACCGGAAAAGGACAATGAGAGGTACGTTTTAACTAGCTATCCtattgataaaatattttacaTCATGGGTAAAATATTTTATCAAGCATCTGCCACCAGGGGCAGAGGTTGGGTACCTGGAACCAGGTCAGCCTCCTGGAAAATCAAAACTGGGAACTAAGCCCCAGACCATAAAGGCACACAATAAATAAACACGGAGTATAGTAAAAGGGGCATATGAGCTAGGCCGAAAGGCAATTCAAAATAAGGGCAGCTGCTACCCATAGCAGGTGCCAAAATAGTTTCAAGCCTGTATACCGGTAGGCGCAAGCAAACATACAACTAAAGAGttttaaaaaaaagtataattacaAAACTTTCACCACAGAGGGCCAAGTCCCCAGAAATATGAATAAAATTTtttaagagaggtcaatcctctcaaCAGTAGCATCCTGACTTTTGCCTTGCTCCGTCTGCTCATTTGATGCATGTACCTGATCAGCCCCAGCAGCCATTGTAGCATCACCACCAACCGCCTGTGCCAGGATCTCCTCTACAGCATTTTGCCTCAAAGATAGTTCCAGAGATGTCCATGGCAAGGAATTCAGGCTCAGGATTGGCAACCTCAGCATCAGCAGGGAACAAAGCGCTTAAGTCCATACCATTGGGGAAAGCACGGGAAAATTCATCCTGCTCCTCCTCCAGGTTCCAGGAAGTGTGCCTCCCCTCAGTGTAAGCCCGGATGCAGTCAATCCTCCCTTCGAAGGCGGTGTAGGCTCCCACATTTCTGGCCAGTACAGTCATCTCTTCAGCACGAGCCTCAGCCTTGGGCAACCCAGTGGTCAGAACACGGTTAGCCTCCTGCGTCTTAGCAAGCTGGTCCTTGGCTACCTCCTTCTCCCTTTTGGCCGCATAGAGCCTCTCCCTCAGTTTAGCACAGGTGGCCGTAAGATCCTTGTTCTTCCCCACAGACGCCAGGCATTCAGTCTTAGCTCTCTTCAACATCTTACGGAGGTAAAGAGACGATTGTAGAGCCCGGGGCACATAAGGAGGCTATCAGTCTGAAAGTTAGTTGAAAATAATAAAAGCAGGGGATAAAGGCAGCAGGAAGCAGACGTACAAGAAAGCATTGTTCAGAAGCCAGGTCGGTCATCTCTTGGGGGTCAGTCTCATCAAACATCTGGGTGCAGGTTGGTGTCAAGAGCCGCTCTAATGAGGGCCAGTAGTCGACACGTTTTGCGTCCCTAAAGCCAGCAGGAAGAAGAATCAGCTGATCATCAGCGCGAGTTGGGGAACCAGGGGCATGGGATATGGGAGTAATCTCGATAGGCTCAGGAGTAGGTTTGGCTGCAGACCTCCTCTTCGAAGAAGCATGCGAAGGGGTGTGCTCAGCAATCCTCTTCCTAGCGTGGCGCACCAGGATCTCAGAGGCTGTTGAACGTATACTTCCTGTAAAGAGCGCCAGAAGACAGATATAAGTTTACAGGTAAATGGCTGCTAGAACAAGGAAGAGTCAGAAATAGACACTCACCAGAAGACATGGTTTCTTCAGCAACAGGGTTGTCGAGGCCAGAGAGTAGTGCAGGGAACGTCCTTTGTTCTTCAGGTATAAAGAAGAGCTTGGCAACGGAGGTGTCCCCGTCCTCAGACTTTCCAGGGTTTTTGAGTTCTGCAATGATTCACAGGGTAAGAAAGGTAAGTAGCAGAAGAAATAAGAGAAAGGGACATGTAAGCATACTTACTCTTGGTCAGGATCCAATGCTCAAAGAGGTAGTCGGCATGCAGAGGAATGGAATCAAGCTTGATGTAAAAGAAACCCTCGTTCCAGCCGTCGTCTTTGGCTTTGGCCGCAGACTCAAGGAAATTTTCAGTGTTCTCCATGGCCCTGAAAGTATATTGGCCATTCCCAAGTGACCGACACTCAAAACCTGTGGGCCAGATCTGAAAGACCGATCTCAGCATCTAAGCTATTGTTAAGAGCGGCGGTGGATAGAAGGATTATCTATGCATATTGAAAAATTTGAGCCATGGGAAGAGAGTTCAAATGAATAAACTCTTGAATCATATAGGGAAAAGGAAAATGGAGACCAAGGGTAAAAGGGTACGTGTACAAGCCGATCCACCCCTCACGAGAGGCGTCAGCTTTCTGACCGGGGCCAGGCATGTGAATCACCACATCATCACCTAGACCAAGGAAAGCTCTGGTTCTTAGGATGTCACTCTCGGTTAAGATGGAGTCGCAAAAGTGTGGTTTTTTTAGGATACCTAGGGAAGGGAAGGTGTCATGCTCAACGAGATCGACGGTGGCAGATGAGGAGGCGGCGAAGCGAGTTTTTTCCATAATAAAATTGAAGAAAAGGGAGAAATGAAAGTCCGTTGGAGACGAGAGGGGAGGGCGGCGTTGACGGCGAGGGGAAAACGAGGAGGAGTTTTGGAGAATCgaggttttgagggttttgaggaGTTGAAATGATTGAAGAGAGAGAGTAAGGGAGACGGATTAGATTAAATAGGAAGAGTtgttgggggtttgaaatgtggAAATTAAAGGATTGGAAAAGAGTATGCGGGAAGTCATTCAACGGTACATTGTAATTTCTCGCTCAACTATGAAGAGGTGATTTTCGCGAAAAATTCGGGGCAAACTGGTAGGCCCAAATTCTGGATATGGGCCGAGCTAGGGAAGTGGGTCAGGATGCAGAATAATCAGAAGGCGGAAGCAGGGAGGCGCGTAAGGAAGACTTGGACCAGGATTATGATGCTTACATATTCACGGGTAAAATAAGGAAATCCTAGTCATTACCATACTCTGAATAAGGAAAGTCCAATATTATTCCAAATTCGGAATACTTGGCGAGAAAGCAAGGAACCCTAGGTGGGACAGCTTCACTATATAAGGGGCATCAACGGGAGACCAAAGGATCATCCAAAAATACACTAGAGAACCCTAGCCTCCAAGATAGAGCAATATCGTCTTACATTGTACTTTCCACCGatttatagtgaaaatattggtggtattccgtctccccccgcggttgtttcctaTATCGGGTTTTCTGCGTAACCTAAATCGCTTGTGTCCTTTATTTACGTTTACATTCAATTCATCATAGCACACAAAACACTACCATCAACAAGTCTTTAAATTGATTAGGCATtaagaccactttaaccctaaattggtagaaacttACCAAAACacgagattataaatattgtttgagggcttagacgacaaagtaccatcaaaatggcgccgttgtcggggacggtgttccattgaattattatcaatcattgtttttagttgtgtctttctttgccttaggAAAAACATTTCCTCAAGATACTTCTCACCTTTTTTTCTTAGTTTacattgcaagatggaccttacaGATTGTTATGTAGAGGATCATGTGGGCTCTACTCTCATCGAAGACCctttggaagcaagtgaggccaacggTAAACATTGGGCATTAGAAGAAAATCTCCTTGAAGCCTCTCTAGCCAGCaaagatgtaacacccccatttatttaagagcctttactaGGCTTTCCTAGATAAATGAACGTGTTACCATCTCATTTACCTGAGGTAGTGAATACAAAGGTAAACGAAAccacagtactttaaataaatataatgtttaaatggccttattacataatccaaaataagtaattaaattataaaatacaatTGCAGCGGAAAACTAAATAATACGAATAATAAATATTGTTTGTTCTTCTATGGTGATCTAGACAGCTAAGTAAATGCCATATCTTCTCGCCCTTCAGCTCCCCTTCTAAGCCTGCTCAAttacctgaaatcaatctgctccccaattattggttcatcacaggtgtttaacgaatacacggtcaacccaacggttgagtaggaatatctaaacaacaagaacagTACAACAATAATACAGAATAACATGTAAATGATCAATCCCGATCACAACTCCAAATCTCCACACATCCTCCATACACAACCCGAGTCACCCATATAAATAACCCGAGACACCCTTATCAATAACCCGAGACACCCTTATAAACAATATCAACATAAATCCCGAGACACCCTTTTATATACCGCCACCCGTGGACTGGTTCTTCTTTTTACCCGACACCCTTAGACCGGGCCTTCAAAAATATCAATACAATATACAATATGGATGGTAATAAATTATCAAACACAAcattcaacaatcaaacatccaATTCCAACTAACCATTACTTAATAAATCACACAAATGCATATTCGagttgagtagataacctacCTCAGCGGCAAATCCAATAAAGCAGTCCAATAAAATAATCAGAAATACTCCActtcaaaaccgtcacctaaacgaatattataatataattattaattattcaattcattagaataatttaattaattgcaatttagtttaattagttaattttcCGTGTAACAATTACGTAACCCGACCTATTAATTTATTGACACAAACCAACCATACACACTCCATGGCCATACAATCCCGTATAACCAGATGAAAGACAAAGCAGAGACCACGACATGCCAAAATAACGAGTTCCAAACCCCTCACCATGACCAGCCGATTGCGACACTCCTAGCCACCGACACCACCACCCAATCCTACCACGCTCTAGCCTGTACCACGGCCAACCCCGACAACCCTTAACCACCACCTGAAACCTCCTATACACGCTGTGAAAACACGCCCTAAACAACCCCCGAATACCCGACATGAGAACAACGTAACTTAACCAACTCACCATCCTACCGCCACCATGACCacccgtggccaccaccgtggtctcccttgacccacggtggttccaCCACTAGCTACAACCCCACACAATAGCCTAAAACGACACACAAAACATAAACAACCAAAACCCGTTTCAACCACCACAACCCGACTGAccaccgtaccaaccaccacctcAAGCCACCCCGACAACACCATTAGGACCGCCTATTGCCGAGCTATCCAGCCACCCAAGTCCCGTGTTTATTCGTCCAACCAATAAGTCACAAAACCCGCCTTAAATCCATGACAACCACAACTTTAGACGCGAAATTCGCCTCCCACGGTGGTCGACAACAGCCACGACAGGCCCACTATCATCCCCACAGTCAAGGCCAACTAATGAGGGTAACGACACGGTCTACAATGGTCCATACGGAGTTTGAacgataatttaattaaatacgattatataaacataaattgagacggtcttaccttgagacaACAATAATTGGATgaattctcttattttctttccttAGATGTTCCTCTCCCTTGCCTTAGAtcaattattgtgtttttatgtttTTGTATGCTTATGGGTAGGTATAATAGCTTATTTATATAGGTGTGGGAAGGAAAGAGGGAGGAAGTTTCCTTAAAGCAAAtacctttatttttccttttctttttaattactCCCATATTAGTATTAGTAATAACTTACAATTACAATCCCgactatatactcaacatacacGGCTTACCCGTGCCCACGACCCACATTTCGTccgttttaattattttatattttatttccgTCTTACAAATTTATTatccaattaattaaattattaaatatcatttaaaacataTTTTAGTATAATTCTACCTTCTAAAattcggggtattacagtcttccctccttaaaaagaacttcgtcacGAAGTTCACCAAATACCCAAACAACAGAAATAATATCCCAAATAAATTCCAACTAAATTTCTTATTAAATCTCTCACAAGATacttttattattaaattatcaGAAAAATGTTATAAAAATACGAGATGTTACATCCTATCTCCTATGAAAaagggttacgtccccgtaaccaactaACTCAAACAAAAAGACTAGGGTACTTTTCTCGCATAGCAGCTTCAGCTTCCCATGTAGCTTCTTCCACCttatgattagaccataaaaTCTTCACTAGAGCAGTCTCACCATTACGAGTCTTTCTCACTTTTCGATCCAAAATCTCCTTAGGCTCCTTAACATAAGATAACTGCTCATCAATCTCAACATGCTCAGGCTCCAGCATATgagtaggatcactcacatacttcctcaattgtgaaacatgaaaaacattatgcactctatccaaagctggaggTAATGCTAAACGGTAAGCTACCTCTCCAACTCTGTCTAAGACCTCATATGGCCCAATATACTTCTAactcagctttcctttcttcccaaacctcatcacaCCTCTCATAGGAGACACTTTAAGGAACACTTTATCTCCCACAGCATATTCTATATCACTTCTTTTCAAATCTGCATAGCTTTTCTGTCTATCCTGCACTGCACGCATCTTTTGACGAATAATGTGCACTTGCTCCACCATTTCCTTTATCATCTCAGGTCCCAATACAACTGTATCTGCCCtgtcatcccaacacacaggactcctgcacttcctgccatacaatgcctcaaaaggtgccattcCAATACTAGCATGGTAACTGTTattatatgaaaactcaatcaaatccaacctctcctcccacgatccaccaaactccatcacacaagctctcagcatatcctccaaggtctgaatagtcctctcagtctgaccatctgtggctggatgaaatgttgtactcatttTCAATTGAGTCCCCATCAAAGATTGCAATTCTTGCCAGAACTTAGATATAAACCTTgaatcacgatcagaaacaatATCCTTTGGCACACCATGAAGCTTCACCACATTCTTGACATAAGCTTTAgccaactcagctttactccaagtatttttcataggaatgaagtgagctgacttagttaaTCGATCCacaataacccatatcatgttattccCTCTCTGAGTcttaggtaaccccacaatgaaatccatcgaaatgctttcccacttccaTTCAGGCACATCCAAGGACTGAACTTTACCTTGTGGTCTCTTATGCTCTCCCTTCACTCTTTGACAAACCAAACATCTAGCAACAAACTCAGCAACCTTTTCTTCATcttaggccaccaaaaagtcttcttcaaatctttatataatttATCTCCTCCAGGATGAACAGAATATGGAGTAGAATGAGCTTCAGTTAAAATCTTTCTTTATAATTCCTCATCAtcaggtacacaccatctcccatcaaacctcaaaccacCATCAGTACCAATGTGAAATCGCTTCTTCCCGCCTTCCACCATGGCCTCACCCACGACCTCTCTCCACCGCGCCACTCTCGCATCTCCTGCTTGCTTTTTCCTGATCTCTTCATACAATTCTTGCTCAATGGTCAAATCTCCAATTATATCTCCTTTCCTAATCATAGAAATGCCCATTTTTTCCACTTCTTCACGCAATCTCATCCTAGACATGGCAGTACACAAAGCATGGACATATTTCCTACTAAGTGCATCCACcaccacattggctttcccttcatgataaattatttccatgtcataatctccaATTAACTtaatccatctcctctgtctcatatttagctccttctgagtataaatgtactttaagctcttgtgatcagaaaataccttaaaagtagctCCATAAAGATAATGACGCCACAATTTCAAGGCAACAACCACCGCTCccaattccaaatcatgagttgGATAGTTTGCTTCATACTGCTTCAGCTGTCTCGAGGCATAGGCtattactttcccattctgcataagCACACATCCTAAACAattcttcgaagcatctgtaTAAACTTCAAAATTCTCACTGCCATCAGGTAAGGCTAAAATAGGAGCTGTAGTCAGGCGCTCCTTCAGGGTTaggaatgccgtctcacaactctcatcccactgAAACGTATTCTCCTTCCTCATCCAGGTAGTCAAAGGCTTAGCTATTTTTGAGAAGTCTTTTACAAACCTCCTGTAATAGCCAGCCAACCCCAGAAAACTTCTAATATCCCCCACATTCTTCGGTCTCTCCCACTTggacactgcctcaatcttgcttggATCCACTGACACTCCCTCCTTTGAcaccacatgccccagaaaggcaaccttctctaaccagaactcacacttgctcAACTTAGCATAAAGATTATCTTCCCTCagggtctgcaacacaatcctcaaatgcttcTCATTCTCTTCTTTATTCTTAGAATACACtaggatatcatcgataaagacaacCACGAACTGATCCAAATAGGGACTAAACACACGGTTCATTAAGTCCATGAagactgccggtgcattagttaatccaaatggcataacaacaAATTCGTTGTGTCCGTACGTTGTCCTAAATGCAGTCTTTGGAATATCTTCGTTCTTAATTCTcaactgatggtaccccgacctcaaatcaatcttagaaaatattCCAGCCCCACTCAGCTGATCAAATAAATCTTCAATCCGCGGCAAAGGGTAACGATTCTTGATAGTCACATTATTCAGCTTTCTATAGTCAATACAcagcctcatgctcccatctttctttttaacAAATAACACAGGTTCTCCCCAAGGTGACACACTCGGCCTCACATAACCCTTATCCAACAACTCCTCCAACTGCTTTTTAAGCTCCTCCAACTCTTTAGGTCCCATCCTATAAGGTGCTTTAGAAATTGGTCCCGCCCCAGGTTTTATGTCAATGCCAAAATCAATATCCCTATGAGGTGGTAACCCTGGAATCTCATCTGGAAACACATCCTGAAAGTCTTGCACAACAGGTATAGATGCCGCACCAGGCACCTCCTCTCGCGTGTCcctcacatgacacaagatcaactcACCTCTCTTCCTCAAACAAGATTTTAAGGTAACTGTTGACATAAGTTTTATTTTTGGTTTAACTACAAATCCCTTATAGGACACTTTTATTCCCTTAGGTCCAGTCAAGGTTactttcttttggtgacaatctataaAGGCTTTATATTTactcaaccaatccatccctaaaATTACCTCAAAACCACCCAAAGGAAACTCAATTAAACTGGTCAAAAAGGTAGCTTCCCCAATTTTAACTGACACATCTCTATACACACGACTACAAGGTATGGAATCCCCCGAAGGTATATCAACTAGGTCTTTTATCTCATCATATTCTTTCAACTTTAAAGTCCTAGCATGCTCACTTGAAATAAAAGAGTGGgtagctcccgaatcaaacaagacAAAGGTAGGCCcagaattaacaagaaatgtacccgtGACAACATGAGCATCT
Protein-coding sequences here:
- the LOC141618637 gene encoding uncharacterized protein LOC141618637, whose protein sequence is MTDEMTVETYYNKFMELSEYVADLNFSEEMLALRFEKGLTTTIKKGLAAGQPSNMDDVYQRAGHAERIADMLKEEKKEKGEKRKIEAASENAGNKKQNSGGYRTPMQNYGNYNPRSGGGNYQRSNNNYSNQNRFNNNQRNNFQKIMNSGNQQNGSASASQSGAKGSGKLFMMGKEAAEEDAHVVTGTFLVNSGPTFVLFDSGATHSFISSEHARTLKLKEYDEIKDLVDIPSGDSIPCSRVYRDVSVKIGEATFLTSLIEFPLGGFEVILGMDWLSKYKAFIDCHQKKVTLTGPKGIKVSYKGFVVKPKIKLMSTVTLKSCLRKRGELILCHVRDTREEVPGAASIPVVQDFQDVFPDEIPGLPPHRDIDFGIDIKPGAGPISKAPYRMGPKELEELKKQLEELLDKGYVRPSVSPWGEPVLFVKKKDGSMRLCIDYRKLNNVTIKNRYPLPRIEDLFDQLSGAGIFSKIDLRSGYHQLRIKNEDIPKTAFRTTYGHNEFVVMPFGLTNAPAVFMDLMNRVFSPYLDQFVVVFIDDILVYSKNKEENEKHLRIVLQTLREDNLYAKLSKCEFWRFVKDFSKIAKPLTTWMRKENTFQWDESCETAFLTLKERLTTAPILALPDGSENFEVYTDASKNCLGCVLMQNGKVIAYASRQLKQYEANYPTHDLELGAVVVALKLWRKANVVVDALSRKYVHALCTAMSRMRLREEVEKMGISMIRKGDIIGDLTIEQELYEEIRKKQAGDARVARWREVVGEAMVEGGKKRFHIGTDGGLRVKGEHKRPQGKVQSLDVPEWKWESISMDFIVGLPKTQRGNNMIWNVVKLHGVPKDIVSDRDSRADTVVLGPEMIKEMVEQVHIIRQKMRAVQDRQKSYADLKRSDIEYAVGDKVFLKVSPMRGVMRKYVSDPTHMLEPEHVEIDEQLSYVKEPKEILDRKVRKTRNGETALVKILWSNHKVEEATWEAEAAMREKYPSLFV